The genome window GGGACGACGCCGGAGTGGGTGTGACTGTTGGATGGGACGACGCCGGAGTGGCGATGGTGAGaagggggaggaggtggcggtggtggtgctataaagagagaggagagagagaggggagaaggtggcggtggtggtgctatagagagagagagagctgattATGTtgggtatgatgatgatgatttatttgGGTTTTattgctaaaaaaaactaaacataaatgaccaaaatgcccctgcactaaaggacaaaataatcagttttcaaCAGTCAAAGTAGAggctttttggattttggactaaaatggcaacaaaatgcaaaccacagggacctagatgTAAAatatttgagatttggactaaaatggcaaaaatgctcaaactacagggaccaaaatggcagtttactcaaaaataaaagaattcttttattaaactttgttaaaactatgattaaatgtatacaaaaatttgtaaaaaaaaaaaaaaaaaaagccaggGTAATACGACCCGTATTAGTCCAGCCACCCGCCAGACAAGAACTGACACATGCAGATTTGACTTTTGAACCTATACGGCCCGTATTGAAAAAGCAAAGTGTGCGGATAGATTGGCTGGTGTGCCAATAGATTTCCCTATTCTTTTTGCCTTGTCGTGATTTTGTCTGTGTTCTACGTCAATTTGTTGTATAAGTTTGCGTGTGCCTTTGTCTACGTTTTAGATCATGTGGCGGTATAAATTTGCGTTTTTATTTTACAATTTTTCTCGGTTTTGGTCGACGTTGAGTTACTACTTAGCACATCATGTCCGCAACACGAGAGTCAACATCAGTACCGGTACCGTATTTATTTTATGGTTTTTTTAAACGTGGCGGTATAAAATTCGTTGAGCACAGAGTTGTATTCACACTAACCGGACAACATTGTTATTGGTACTATAACGAACCAAACAACATCAGTACTGGTACTGTAACGAACCAAAGATCAGATACATgtattcattttttttattttcagtcaATGTAAAACTTATACCGATTGCTATGCGAGTGTTGGTGTCGTGTTTATACTGTAATGTAATGAAATGAATCGATCCTGATCGAAAGGCGGTAGCGAAGTACGAAAAATCCCACCAGTTCAAAACATTTATTGGTTTGTTGATGGGCAACCAATGGAACTATATATTTAAAAGATGAGTTGATAACTTTaaaattaatttaattaaaactaaaattaaaatATGATTATGAATAAATCTTTAGTATATACTTTAGAAAATAAACTAATACACAATATTCTTTAGTAATCTTTAGTAATCCGAACCGTTGATCGGTATTTGATCCCCAACCCACCAACCCACAGATTACGAATACACAATATTCTCCCATAAAACAAAAtcaaacattttaaaaccaaaaaaaaaaaatcaagaatttgatATTCGAATTAATATCATAACATTTCAGAGAATATCAATCTATAGAGTACAGTATGTTTTTTCAGTTATTCCATTTCTCATCATCTCTGCTGTTCCATCATAACCACAAAGTCCTCAAAACAGACAACCCCATCCCCATTCTTATCAACACCACTTATCATACGCCTGCACTCCTCTAACGTGCACCCTCCATCTCCGATCAACTTAAACACCTCATACAACTCCTCCGCCGTTATCAAACCGTCGTGATCCGCATCAAACACCTCAAACGCACCTCTCAACTCATCGTCACACGACGGCGGACCAAACGCCGCACTTATCACACCGAACTCCTCAAAACTTATGCTTCCGTCACCGTCCGCATCGATCTCGTTAATCATCACCGTCAGTTCCTCATCAGTAACCGGTTCAGATCCTCCGATCCGGCTTAATAACGTTTTCAGTTCAGATCTGGTTATTCTTCCGTCGTTGTCTGCGTCGAGGATTCGAAACGCCTGGAGTAGTTCGTACTGTACGTCGCCAGAGAAAGATAAATCGTCGGAAGAGGTAGATTTATCGTGAGAGTGCGTGGGAAGCACGCTCGTCGGAGTCGTGACGCCGTTAGATTTGGATTTCGGAGACGACGGCGTAATGGAGGAGTTGAAAGAGGAGGATGTGGAAACGGTGTCGTTTGGTTGTTTTTTGGTGGATTTGAAGAGGTTTCTAGGGATGAGCTTTCCGGTGAGTTTCATGATTGTAGAGATGCAGTAGGTATAATAATAATGGTGGGGATTGTTTGTTGGTGATGGAAGGAGGGAGGAAGGAGGGGGTGGTTATATGGAGAGATGAGAGGGAAGGCATAGTGAGCTTCCGGGAAGCTTCCTTGAAGAGTTGGAAAGACTATTTATTTGATTGGGAGTGTGCGGTTTGTTCTTTTTCAAGGATTGATTGATTTATTAATTGTTAATGAGTTTGAAGATATTATGAGGGGTGGGGGTGGTTATCACTactgatggaattccatcactcacaattttttttatttttttaaattagaaattaacaataaaatactaaaattataaatttcattaaaattaaaacatactagttcaattaaacatactagaaatattttagactacaattaaaaaaaatacataaagaAACTCTACCCCTCGTCCGAATCAGGAAACTACAAACCtaaagaacctactagttcgatgAGTTTCTTCATGACGCAAGTCTTGTTGGATATTTTCTGGAACGTGAACTTGTGTGGGAGGATCCGACACCCAATCCggagatattgcacgtccgtcttcTTTGATTAGCATATTGTgtaatatgatacatgcatatactATGCTATGCTTGTTCATCGCACGAACCGGTCGGCTTAGTAtgccccatctaccctttaaaacaccaaaagccctcAAAACATCTtctcttgccgattcttgcaactttgatttctttagcctcgacaggAAATGAAGGACCTTTCACAAAAACAAACCATgatgggtagataccatccacaagaagaAAGCCTCGTCTGTAATATCGTCCGTTAACAGAGAATGGACAGAagggtgcggtaccatccgttacggtttggaacaacggcgacgtgtgcaaaacattgatgtcattgtttgaacctggaacaccgaaATTTGAATGCCAgaaccataaatcattcgacgtcACCGCTTcaagtatgatggttggtcttttgacgtcacccctaacatacgcctctcgcaactctcttggacaatttttccactcgatatgtgtacaaccgatgctaccgagcatccctagaaaatgccatctagcctcatgtgcggcgtaaatacgtgagatggcgtgtctcgtcggtttacgtaaaaactctttACCATACAATTTACTGACCGCGTTGCAAAAAAATTGCAGACATTCACGTGTAGAGAGTGGTTACGTAAAAACTCTTTaccatacttattctcacgctagagagtggttaagagggaaaccaccatattcccctcttaacgagcttaaCGGGGTGCTGATTGTTTTGCAGGAAAGATCACAGCTTAGCTCAGGAAGggttaagaagattaacccttatggttGAAACATGAACCAAACTAATAAACCaaaaattagttccgtgtttcttcactGTCGCTAattggcgaatggcggacgtgcatttttgtatcggcgtgaaacttggtttgcccctcgcatcgtaaccttcttgaaaccattcttcggttgcttcgatgtctccaacaatctttaaaaataatcttTTGGTAAACGAAATCGATCTCTAAATGTTTCAGCATCGTAGACCGGATACTCCACAAAATAATCATTCATTAACACTTCGTTGGCATGTATACAATCACGAtccaccatcttcttctttgggtgGGACGAACTTGATTCAagttcgttatacaccgacacaaaatatttAAGCGTCTCATTGTCAGAAGACGACTGGCTATCGCTATCGCTGTCCATCAGAAATGTCGAATCCGTAGGAAAATCCATTTGTGAAATATGTAGAATGTGtgatatgtgtttgtgttttggtgtGGGTGAAATGGTTAAAAATTGTGAAGTATATATAAAtggtttaaaggttttttttattaaacaataCCATTCAAAATAATGGTCAAAAAATTGCAACGGTCACAAACTCAACAAATTCAACGCGTGAACTTTTCCACGCGATTAACTTTTCACGCGTGAAAAGTAATGGTGGCGGCGGTGTTTTGGAGGCAATCACGCGTGGTGGGGAGTTTATCACTCACCACCCCGCCTGCCCTATGGTGcccatcctcccttggaggatgatTCGCCACCtaggcgccacatcatagtcctTTTGAGGATGGTCCAAGAAACTAAATCAATGGACGTGggaggatgatcctaccccactagtttagttttttttttaaatcatccaCTTTTTTTAACACTTAACAAATAAAATAGGAAACTAattacattaatattaaaaaacattacataaacttaaaaaaaatcctaataacttaaaaaaaaacataaacttaaaaaaaatataaacttaaaaaaaaaatcctaataacttaaaaaatattaaaaaaaactactAGTCTTCATCCGGCATGTGGTCATCAGGTTCGTTTTGTATGTTGTTTcaaatgtactccaccaagtccgcttgtaggttatgatgtgtgtactcgttacgtagagaGAACATGTTTAAATCTCGTTGTTCCAAACTAACTAGAATAGAATTCCCGTtagacgcgttttcgtcgtactcacatatcgctctaccttcgttttcaatgatcatgttatgaaggatgaAACAAAcgtacataatgtgtcgtaacctcTTTGGTGTAGCAGAACGTGCTGGATGTTCAATGATATGCCATTTTTTGTAGAACCCTAAAACACCGTTCAATATCTCTTCTTGCACCCTCTTGATACTTCGCAAAGTTCTTTCTTTTATAGTCTGTCGGGTGCGGCATAGTTTTAACGATTGTCGAGTACGTTGGGCATATTCCATCTGCAAGGTAGTAACCCCGCCTGTATTCCACCCCCCAAACCGTAAAACTTGTGTCTGGACCTGTTTCCGCCACTACATCGTCAAATATCtgtgactggtatatgatgttaaggtcattaagcgaaccaggtagaccaaaaaaagcatgcTAGATCCATAGATCCTATGACGCAACAACCTCTAGAATAATAGTGGGATGACCATGATCTCCCCGAGTATACTGACCTTGCCAAGCAGTAGGGCAGTTCTGCCACggccagtgcatgcaatcaatgctcccgagcattTGAGGAAAACCATGTCTTTGTTCGtgtgcttgatataatttttgaacgtcATTTGCGTTTGGTTTCCGCAGGTATATCTTGCTATATAATTTGACGATCCATTCGCAAAACTTGTGCAAAAATTCACGTGCGGTTCTTTCGGACATTCTTAAATACTCGTCCAATGCATCGGGTGCGTACCCATATGCCAGTTGGCAAATGACCGACATACATTTTTGTAAAGTAGGGAATCCCCTTTGCCCCCCAGCGTCGTATCACAGtgtaaaaaacggatcagactgggcCAAGTCGTCTGCGATACGTAAAAAAAGTCGACGACTCATTCGGAACCGACGTCGAAACATCTCGTTCGTGTACACAGGTTCGTTGGCAAAATAATCGGGCACTAGTTTATTGTGGGCGGCTatatatttaaaaagaaaaataaattaaattcaTTATAAAATTCattattaaatttaaataaacaaaCTCTAAAAAATTAAATTACCTTCTTTGTCTCGGTTTAATTTGGCTCTCCTAGTTTGCCGTTGGGACGACGCTTCAGAGTTTTCATCATCCTCCGTAACATCTGAGCCGCGTACATAATCATGTTTTGAAAAAATGCTTCATTCTCACCCGAAGATGACGAATACCATGTTGACGAAGAAGATAAAGAAGATGAAGACATgattaattttttataaaaagtatgtaagttgagagagagatggggtggtagtggGTAAAAAATGAGATAAAAGGTTGAGTTTATCTTAAAATTTGAAGGTTTTGGTGTGGGTTTTGAATTTCTAGCCGGTTTTTTTTCAATAAaggaaattaattttttttttaatttataacgGTGACGACGAAGCAAGGGGGGTGGGATGGTGTTTGGAACGGTGCTAGGTGGGAACGGGTGGGGGACGGTCCCCATACCGTGTAGTCTAATATCAAtgttaggggtgtaaacgaggcATGTCGCTTGGGAATTACTGGAGATAAAAAAGAAAAGCTCAAAACGAGCGGAGTTTAAATAGGCTCGAACACAAATCTGAAGCTAAAAACAAGCTTGTTGAGTAGACGAGCTTAAGCCAAATCTGAGCTCAACTTAGCGAGCACAAACGAGCCTTctatttttttaacatgttaaatatatatatttatttatatctatactatattataatttATGAGGGTTGGACATTTTAAATTACCCAAAGAATAACAACTTTTTcccttataatttataaatacgCTCCTAAAAAATGAAGGTAAATTggtattttaaataataattgtATTGTAGCCCCAtcttatttatataatattaaagacaaaGGTCGATGGAGGACCTTTGTCTTTAAGTCCTCCTGTTTTACAAATATACACACTTATCCCCTATACATTTATctgttttcaattttcatataTTACAATTCTAATCCCTATACTTTTACTTTTTAACCCCTATATTTTTAGTTCTTTCACTTTACACTCTCAAACTAGGTAACTTAAGCATTCATTTTTAACTTTTGGTAATTGACAATTTGATCTGCCAAttttttctacttaataacttaACGTCTCATTTTATTTGAATTGCTTTTACGACTTTAGACCATAGCGTCACACATTAATATAATTTTTATCTATGTCTAACCATATTAATGTCTAAACTACTTTTACGATTTTACACGATTGTCTAAAATATTGTTACAACTTTAAATTGCAATGAGCGACCCAAAtatataacatgcgatttcatatcGCGTACGTAGCGTACGTTAACCCATTTTGTACAATACACTTTTTCTATATAgagttaggttaacgtacaagagcccttatcctacattacgtaggcgatcatctcagccgtcagatcttcgTCCCACATTGAAatagcatgttggttttttgtaacaatttcgcatgttggttttttgtaacaattttgcatgttggttttttaacatgcgatttcttcAAAACTACCACATgcaaaattgttacaaaaaaccaacatgtgatttcatcaaaattatcacatgcgatttcatccctgctatttataacatgcgatttcacatcGCGTACTAACGCACGTTAAGCCATTTTGTACAatacactttatatatatatatatatatatatatatatatatatatatatatataaaaggtggggttctagagtgaacactagtgtatttgtgaactgagtgaacaaatcctgaccattgatttacatcattaaatcataaaatacactagtgtatttttaTCATCAAATTTTGGCCATTAATTTACACTTGTGTATACACTtatgtattgataatcaagggctaggattagttcactagtgttcacaATCAAGAGGGTTGATCACTAAtgcctatatgtatatatatatatatatatatatatatatatatatggtggggttcggctacaaagtcataaaacaccataatttcaaccataaaacacacttaaaacccaTAAATACAAGAGTGAATATTGCTAAAACACTATATTAGAACTCTAACAGTTTATAAAAATTTCAAatacaccatcgtagaactatgttATAAAACACAACacgataatcaacataaaacacactaatgttaataattcgataatcaaagccttacatccaaaacacaaaacaaaaaccacaaatattgtgttttaataaCCTTCACTATcttatttgtgggttttgggtgtgttttatggttaacattatggtgttttatgactttctaCACTTTTttggaaaaatagactttgtagcgaacttccaccctatatatatatatatatatataatgacgTTAATTTCACGAACGTACCGTGTGTAACAAAGTCAAAAACGTGTAATTCACGTGCGGGCATCACATGTTAATTTCATCATTGTACATTGTAACAACAGTGCTTATATACGTTACACTGAGTTTGATCGGATACGTCAAACACGTGTTTTATGttgttaacgcatcacataatgTGTCGTCAGCTATAAACAACTAAGGTGTTGTCGACGTAAAGCGGTGTGCATCGTAGTTTTACCGTACATGTCGTTTTAAAATTCAAGTTTCAACATAAATGACTCACGTTTTGATATAAACTTTTTTCTCAAGCGAGTCTGGTAAAAAATAATACGTTTTATACTTATTTTGTGTACGTTCGTAAACTATAATTGAAagcaagtcgggtcaaatataatacgttttcattcgatGGCGATATACTTTTCTTAAGTAAAGAGTCGGGTAAAATATACAGTATAAATACGAGTTACTTTAACTTTTGAGGCCGCCGCAACACGCGGCGGGTCAAAATCCTAGTTACACTTAAAggtaaaagatcaaatacaaataaagttaacatacaaaacgtacgaactgaaggaaaagacaaaaaaatgcggtggcatttttgtaattatcagtaactgtcaaaattactctacaaatgatccagtagagtaattttgattttttgtacagtaattttgtaaaatgttcttgtagagtaattttgttcttgtagggtaattatcaaaattactctacaagtgtatcaaaattactttgaatcaaaattactttacaaatgaatcaaaattACCCTGCAAGTTtgtcaaacaacatacaattcaaaattactctacaaatgatcctgtagggtaattttgatcttgtagagtaattttgtaaaatgatcgtgtagagtaattttgtaaaatgatcctgtagaataattttgatcttgtagagtaattttgttagcatttagttatggggtttagatttatggtttagtttttagcttttagtttgggtgggggggggttaggtttttttaggttttcagGGGGtggaggggttaggttttttttaggtttttggggatggggggggggttgtttaggttttttgggggtgggtggttaggtttttttaggtttattgggggtgggggggttaggtttttttaggtttttttgggggggggggttgtgtaattttgataattaccctacaagatcaaaattactctacaagaacattttacaaaattactctacaagatcaaaattactctacagtatcatttgtagagtaattttgattaTTACCCTACATacagataattacaaaaatgccactgTGTGCTTTTTGCTTTTTCATGCTATTCGTATGTTTAGTACGttaactttatttgtacagtAACTTTCCCCTACACTTAAATCCTTAAGTTTTAACATAATTTATGGGTAATTAGTTATACTTTTCTCCCTCCACAGcaaacttataattcttttacaTATTCTTGTCATATCTTACaaactataatgttttaaaaaatccaaaagtactgtgacgacctactcatttttgtcgacttttcgatagttgtcttggtCAGTATTGACGTGTGGATTAAAAGATACAAGTAGATGATACCTTAGTTTACAAGTGACTAAACCCCAACATACTTAGTCATTATCCAGAATGTTTAATAGGTACAAAACGTCAAGTGATTGAACCCTCATtcttaacaaaattatagataattagttactaGTTACACTTTATCCTCTTATAAAATATTAACTCCCCCATCCTCCCCTGATTTTTAAACGGTCATAACTTTTTGGTACgttagtatttttttaaattacaccatataaatgagtattttattctctttaatttgagtatagtattgctatagttttttttaattaaaaaacaaatttaCGTTATTAACTGTGTCTAAGGGTGAGTAATAACTAAATCGTTAACCGAACCGAAATCAATCAAAATTTGAGTTAACTGAAAACTAATTAACCGAAACCCGAATTAACCAAAAATGGTTATCAATTTTTTTGTTCCCTCGGTTACCAAAATTAATAGAAGcgaaccattcatattttcatatatttttagcttttataccttcagttcatgtatttcatatttatacccccattttatgtatttatacctccatttcatgtatttatacctaaatttcatgtatttctaatCAAAAGTTTTAGCCCAAGTTTGGTTTTGGCTATTAATCGAAATTAAATGAATCAAACCAAAAGTCATCAATCTAACTGAATAAACCAAACCGATAAAGTATTAACTGAAAACGGAttagttaataaaatagactaatcgatGACCTCAATTTGGTTGATGATAATAATCTAACCAACCAAACAATGCACACCATGGCAATGTATGTGTTTCCGATCGTATCGCGCGTGCacctatccgtgcattttactccaaataatatgtaCACATAGTTGCAGTTtgtttttaagaggtaaaatgtaacacccgtgtttcgaaagtcaaagtcaaagtcaacattgaagtcaaatgaagaaaagattgctaattgcgatctgtcactccttgctcaaatgctgttttgacttctttgacttgtagatagtctatttactttgttacgttagttgtattatatgaagtacttgttaataatcgaggttttatTGCTATTTATCGATGTTTATCGCTTGATTTATCGCTattcgcttatcgcaatcgcattcgcaactcgaattatgcgttctggatattgttttacgtatgtgtgtgcccttatgtgtttacttgtgcatgcttatttatatttatgttgtggtaattaatcgaaacgcaatcgcaactcaatcgcaaacgaatcgcaaacgctaaacacaAGTGTAATCATCCTAGTTACCAAGGAGACAACGGATTTCGGGTTAAgcatgaacaaccgtcacgaaTCTGTGTACgggtcggatttgggtgattcctgtctgatcGGGTCACAAGAGTCTTGACGAGGTTCTGTTGCTTAGCACGTAGTcactaggggtgttcagaattcgtttcgaattcgaaaaattcgatattcgattaaattcgattcgattatcaagaattcgtttcgattataaaaattcgaatttgaattcgattcaattcgagtaaagtaaatcgaatacgagtcgaatacgaatttataatttcaaattcgattcgattcgaaattcgaataaaaattatatttttatttattattttatatataatacaaatataacttttattgggCTATATTTCATAAATTATTCCATGTATTAAAATTACCAATCATCAAACCCACTACAAGACTTataactaaaacctaagtaacaaatctatcaatagatttcgAATCTTGAAAATATTAACTTATAATGTGGAGTGGTAATTCCCGACTTctcattttgaattttagacttatGGTACTTTAGCTGCTTTAAAATCTATGTTttattttgatagttttttacatgttttaaaagAATCCGGATTAAATcaaatttattcgaattcgatttgaattcgaatttttaatcgaatacgaattgggttttttattcgaatacgaattcgaatcgaattgggTAGATTTTaatcgaatcgaatacgaattgaaggaaaaataaaaattattcgaataattcgaaaattcgatattcgattcgatgaacacccctagtagTCACAACGTCTTGAGAAAACTGCAAACTATCAAAATGACCAAGTGTAAGACGATCAGGTCTAccgggacggattgccgtccgatcggactgccgtccgatcggattgccacccgatcaccttggccccacacttaacttttataTTCAAACTTTGAGGTTTTGAACATCGAATGGGTTGCcgcccgatcggattaccacccgatcggactaccacccgatcggactaccacccgaccatgtgatgttagGACTTCAACACAGAAACAaatttcaacatgttcaatgcataatgagttccaaacggattgccacccgatcggattgcaatccgatcgagtgacaaactgttgtgaacttgttctcactgaagtgtcctaccaatcggaTTGTCGCCCGATCGGACCGTCGTCCGATCGactgacctgaaaggtagagatacttctctgttttcaaaatgttaCAACAAAAGCTTTAAAgttcaagccatcatacacaaacacatccatcccaaacgaggtaacaatccaatcgaatggtcacctgatcggatgaccatccgaacggattgtcacctGATCGaccggtcatccgatcggattgtcacccgatcgaccggccatccgatcagattgcgaGCCAATCGGATTACCGTCCAATCCACTGACACTCTACACCGTTTTACGCatcgcttatcgtttatgctatcgttctgatcaggctaagcttactctagcgctcccttcaatccatcatcgctgtgagtatactcgaaccctttttgctttacgcacttttgggtgttacatacgttacttattctaaatcacatcgaacacactacgtaatactttaacgctaaccattaccgcatgttatacgtgacttaatgaatgcttgtttgttattaCACAAggattgctgtctacctgccttagcaacgatagtactatatggtgtgtgtaaaatgcaacatataaatcacatcaattaaggcataaaactaaccctttttaagtactaatgttggaaaaagagtgtttttgtcttccttttgtattttcaggatgaaatgagctcaaaatcacaaaagaagcaaaaagacaactaattctaccataaaatacaagaaaaggaacaaaagtggactgcccggaccctcaacggcacctcccaaggcaaaggagaagaaacagagtctgaacacgccccgtgtccagcgaacacgggggcgtgcccaggaagcagcagaaaagacaaaccagtagaagcttccattgcccaccacggggccgtgtccagcgagcatgggggcgtggtgaaagtacagcaggcgcattaattgtaattcgcaattacaattaatgaagtgagagaatgtcagacgggcacggggccgtgtccagcggacacagggccgtgtccagccttctgttcagcctataaatagaggagcttggcttcattctctctcatcccttggcacaccacctctctcacacttcatccaccacccaccaccaccataacaccatcatccaccaccatcatccattgtccatcgtagagtgtgtgagtcgtctcgggatccaagattgatcgtaagagttcttgacaatcaaggccatgtttgcctaagtctcttacatcacttggtgaagacaagtgtttagtataatactttttatttttaatcttttgcactttttatttggttttgtattaatgactttaataactagttacttatgttgaaggtgatctttccttatcgtttgtccgtggtgtcttggcattattttactgtctatataaaataaaagattttcaccattcatatctccacggtctatatggaggtatgttggctacctggtcgggggttaagggaacggtttggtaagggtcttgcccttgttcagcgtttagaggtcctgcttgggacctgggtcaaatttagtaggatctccttcaatgcccataggtattggatggcggggat of Helianthus annuus cultivar XRQ/B chromosome 1, HanXRQr2.0-SUNRISE, whole genome shotgun sequence contains these proteins:
- the LOC110866609 gene encoding probable calcium-binding protein CML36 — its product is MKLTGKLIPRNLFKSTKKQPNDTVSTSSSFNSSITPSSPKSKSNGVTTPTSVLPTHSHDKSTSSDDLSFSGDVQYELLQAFRILDADNDGRITRSELKTLLSRIGGSEPVTDEELTVMINEIDADGDGSISFEEFGVISAAFGPPSCDDELRGAFEVFDADHDGLITAEELYEVFKLIGDGGCTLEECRRMISGVDKNGDGVVCFEDFVVMMEQQR